TTTGGCTCGCAAGGGCGATGGCGAACCGGGAGCCAAGACGCTGTGGCGCGGGCTGAACCGCCTGCATGACATCGTCCTGGGCGCCCTCCTCTTCGCCCCCCATCTCCTAGATGTGGGTAATGTATAGACGCGTGGAGAGGGGGCTTGGGGGGTGAGGTGCCGGGGCGGCCTTCGGGCGACGAGAGTGGGTAAGTGCCAGGGCAGACAGGTAGGTATCTCATGACACGGGTGTTCATCGACCAGGAGCTGGCGCTGGAC
The nucleotide sequence above comes from Armatimonadia bacterium. Encoded proteins:
- a CDS encoding IS4 family transposase, with the protein product MARKGDGEPGAKTLWRGLNRLHDIVLGALLFAPHLLDVGNV